The region GGTGCCCCAACCCACGCGTTCCAACAGCACATGCACGCGGCGATAGCCGTACCGCACACGGATCTCGCAGATCTCGCGAATACGACGTTCCAGACCGGCCTGATCAGCACGGCGAGAGGTATAGTGGTGAGTTGATCGATCGAAGTTCAACGCTCCACAAGCACGTCGGATCGAGATCGCCCAATCGCAGCACATGCCTTTCACCATCTCCCGCTTCCGAGCAGGCCTTAGAGCTTTCGGCGGATGACATCCTGCAACATCTCGCGGTCCAGCGTCAGATCCGCGACGATCTTCTTCAGGCGCGAATTCTCGTCCTCGAGCTGTTTCAGCCTCTTCATCTCCGGTGGCAGCATGCCCGCGTATTTTTTCTTCCAGTTGAAATAAGTCGCCTGGCTGATCCCCGCCTTCCTGCAGATTTCAGCAACCGACACGCCTTCATCACCTTGCTTCAGAATGAACGCCTTCTGAGCGTCCGAAAACTGCGACGCTTTCATCGTCTTCTGGTCCCTTTCCCAGCCAGGAAAATGCACCGGAAAACTCTAACCAAAATTGGTCCAGTTTGAAGGGTTCAGATCAATGGGCCGGACTCTAATCCATTCTGGAGGAAATTCTCAGTGGCAGGTCAGTGTGCACTGCCATCGAAAAGGCCAAAGCGATACCGCATCGACGCCCTGTGATGGTTTTCTTGTGTACGGACAGCGCGCAGGTACGGGACCATTTACTCGGTGTATTTCCCGATCAATCACTATCCCGAAATGCTTTCAGGCGGCCCAGGCCGGCCATTACACAGTGCATCGCTCGGAGTGGACGGCGGTATCTCTGCTCTTACAGAGATGTACCTTCTCGCCCGATGCGATACGGTAATTCGCTTTCCGCCGGCCAGCGCCTTCACGCGCTATGCCCGTCTCTTCGTGCCACGTGTTATTGAGTTTGACTTGAAAGATCCGACTCGCTTGATCTTGACTGATGAATCGTCCGAGCATGAGCCGGCTTGATGAACCGGCACTCCGCTGAACAAATTCTCGGCGCCCTCGCAGGATTGAGGAGAGGTGTTCACTGGATCGCGATGTGGGCGCAGCACGCGACGAGACAAGGCGGGGGCGCATCCTCTCCTAGCGTCTAGAGCAAATCCTGTTCAATCCGGATCATATCCAGCAGCCTTGAAGCAATTGGCGCATTCTGCGGGGGTGAAGCGGGGTATCAGGGCGCCAACTGCATCCCAGAGGGCGTCAATCTTTCGCTCTGCCCGACCTCGCAGCATCGCCTTCAGTTTGGAGAAGGCGTTCTCGATCGGATTGAAGTCTGGGCTGTAAGGGGGCAGGAACATGAGCGTGGCGCCGACACGTTCGATGGCGTCGCGTACACCCGCTGTCTTGTGAGCCGGTAGGTTGTCCATGACCACCACGTCGCCGATCTCCAGGGTAGGCCCCAATACCTGTTCGACGTAAGCCAGGAAGACAATTACCGTTCATGGCGCCATCGTAGACAAACGGCGCGGTCATCCCAGTGAGGCGCAACGCTCCGGTAAAGGTCGTTGTTTTCCAATGGCCATGTGGCACGCCAGCTCGGCAACGCTCACCTCGAAGTGCACGTCCGCGTAGCCGTGCCATCTTGGTCGAAAGGCCGGTTTCGTCGATGAAGATCAGCTTTTCTGGATCGAGATCCAGTTGGCCGTCGAACCAGACACGCCGGCGCTTTAGGACATCCGGCCGGTCCTGCTCCAGTGCGTGGGCGGTCTTTTTTCAAAGGTCCATCCGCGGCCTCGAAGCCAAGCGCCAAGTGCGCTGCGGCTGATCTTCACCTGCCGCTCGACGGACAAGCGCTCAACCATCTCATCGAGCGTCACATCCCTACGCTCGTTGATCAACGCGACAACGAATTCCTCGTGTGCATCCACTGCCGAAGGTCGTCTCCAGCCCTGTGGCCGAGCAGTTAACTCACCCTCTTTCGCTCTTGCAAACCAGCGGATCGCCGTCGAAATCCCAACTCCGAAACGAGCCGCAGCCTGTCGAGCCGACATGCCGGCCGCAGACGCTTTCAAAACCCGTATTCGAAGATCATCGCTCAGTGCTTGTCCCATCATCCACCTCTTCTCTGTGGATGTTTGAATCAGCATCGATGGACGCCGTCACATCACAATCGATTCATCGATCGCAGGACTTGCTCTAGCGCGTCCAAAGGCTTGCTGGATCATTGTTGTGAAGGGTAGCTATTGGGCGCCTTCGGTGAGTGGAAACGGCACCGCGCGCTCGACCCGCATCATTGGCATAGCAAGCTCGCACGTCGGCGATTCCGATGGGACGAGGACGTTCGCGCGCCACAGCCTCGTCGGCGCCTTAGCCGACGCCCTGCCTGATGCGAGGGCGTTCGTCGGGCTTGGTCGACAGATTGCCATCAAGCTGATGTTCGTGCTCTATGCGGTCGTGGGCGTGGCCGGAGCCGTTCTTTATTCCCGCATCCCGACACGTCTGGCAAACCGCTCGACCACAGAAGCCGCCGCCGCGCTAGGTCCTTAGCGCGCATCGTCCTTGCAACTCGCAACTCACTCAGCCTCGACGCATTCGCAGGCGTGATAACGCCGGCTGCGAAAGACAGAAGATGCACTGTTGTAGTCTCCGGCTCCCGCCGCTGCTTGGATGACGGCTTGCGCCAGTCGATGACAAAACTCAATTGGCCAGCCATCATTCCCGTTGCCCGGCCATTTGTAATGATTAAGTCTGAGGTGGTGCCATGCCTCGCATGATCAGGTTCATGCTCACGCGTTTGGCGACGGGGTTCGCAATTGGATCCGCCGTGGGCTTCTTCGTTTGGCAAAATGGATTTGCCGCGGCAGGCACGGTTGAGAGTTATCTCGCGCAGGGCCTGTTCATCTACCTCTTCGCAAGCACCATCAGCATGGGTTATCTCGCGACGGCCCTGCTCCTCGAAGAATAGCGCCAGACGCTCTCCGTCGCATGTTGGTGCTCGTTGCGCCCGTTCGTCTGCACTTCCCTATAAGCCCGCCAGTCCGACGGTATCCGCATGTGTCGTCAGCGCCACCGTTGATGCGGACAAGGCCTGAAGCAAGCGATGAAGACAGTCGAGATGACAAAACAATCCGTCCTGGTGCATTTTTGCGCCTGGCCATAACGGAGCAAGCGATCGCCATATTGACGGTTGTCGAATTCCGGCGCGGTTTTCGCCCTGCCCCGAGGTCAGCACGCCTTCCGCAGCAGATCGACGCTGTCGACCACGACGACCCTGCCTCTGACTTCGACCCCTGCAGGACCGAGGGCAGCGAAAGCCCGCGAAAGGGCTTCGGGCGCAACCCCGAGTTTGCCGGCCAGAATTCTCTTCCGGTAAGGCAGGCGCAAGGTGGCCTGCGATGCTGAGGCCGGGCAGCGGCTGACGAGGTAATTCGCAACACGCTGTGCAGCCGTGTGCAGCCGGTCTCCCGCTATGCAATCCATGGCACCGAGCAGATGCCGGGCCATGATGCGCATGACGTTGCGACGCATGACGGGGTCCCGGTCGGCAAGCGCCCGCAACTCCACAAGGTCGAACAACGCGACCTCTGCGCCGTCGGCGGACCATGCGCTGTAGGTGTAGGAGCCGCCTCCCGACAGGAGATATTCACCGAACGTCTCGCCCGGTTCGCAGATGCAGATATCTGCCTGGCGCCCCGCGGATTCCGACTTCGAAAGTCGCACGAAGCCGCGCATCACGCAATAGACGAACGACGCCTGCTGGCCCTCGGCGATAATCCGCTCGTCCGGTGCGAAGATCTGGAACTGAGCCGTGTCGGCCAGTTCTTCTATCCTTGCTTTGTCCAGGCCGTGAAACAGGTCAGATCGCAAA is a window of Rhizobium sp. CIAT894 DNA encoding:
- a CDS encoding Crp/Fnr family transcriptional regulator, whose product is MLSRHPILLRSDLFHGLDKARIEELADTAQFQIFAPDERIIAEGQQASFVYCVMRGFVRLSKSESAGRQADICICEPGETFGEYLLSGGGSYTYSAWSADGAEVALFDLVELRALADRDPVMRRNVMRIMARHLLGAMDCIAGDRLHTAAQRVANYLVSRCPASASQATLRLPYRKRILAGKLGVAPEALSRAFAALGPAGVEVRGRVVVVDSVDLLRKAC